The window CAGAGGATGTGCGTGAGCGTGTATGGAGTATAGTGGTAGGGTAAAATaggatttttgtttctgttgctTCTTTATGTAATATCGATCATAGAGTTCATCCTTTATGTCACAATAATATGTCatacataaaataataataacaataagaatagaaatttttgcaagaacAGCACCATGAAACTTTCGTGAGTTGTGCATTGGGACTGTCGAAAACCTAATTGATGATGTGTACTTGTAGTAGGTGTCTGTATCCGcattttatgtttgtgtgttcttATCACGTGATTATATTTTCCAGTCCCTGGTTTAGAATACATATGAATTATTAGCTTCCATTCAAGACAGAACGCTCGAAGTACCTGCATGGTTACCGAAATTTTATTGATTGCCAAGAGCATTCTggatctcttcctctcttttttgtAACACAGAGACCTATACCCGTCCATAGTTCATCGCCCTTTCCAATCCCATTCTTTTACTGCTGGTTGATCAAAACAATCAGCGACCCTTGGTGCGTACAACTTGTGATTGTCTAGCAAACCAAATGCTGATAATGGACGTTGGATTGTTTACCTATTAGCCCAAGGGCATTCTTCTTGGGACAAAATACCTGTACATACTAAGTTTGATGAcacacaatcatttttttttttcaaattccatcAAAGTGAAAATCAGGATGTCATGCTTTCGCACACCCTGACCGTTTATATTCTTACATGTTCGtgctattgaccgattctgtgacgcgctatgtgtatttttggcatgggcagcgctatgtgtatttttggcatgggcagcgccattactgcggtgtctcagccgaccccccccccccctcctctctccccacccctctcacgcgcgcagaatgaaaaactgatgcatggttgttttagccaataggcgtctcgtactgagtgcgcgaatgcttgctaaatgcgcgaacctttgttacaagtgcgcgataaacatgttgccctgggggtgggggagagcagggggggggggggggtcggctgagacaccgcaatttgagctcatggctgcgcccagtgccataaaatgtctgctgccctcaacgaacccgaatcggtcaatacaccAGTGTGATAAAACTTAATTTCCAGGTGATCACTATCGATATGAATTCTTTTGAAAACAGTCACCTACACTACAGTCTATTGCAAGTAGGCCAGTTAAAATGGACAGCAAAAATAACCGCATTTAACGTCTACTGCGTTATTATCTTTTACCGGAATCCTGACAAGCGGTCGCTCCAAAATGATCTGTGGAAGCAGTGCTGAGTAAGCACTATTTTACAGGAACGTGTGCATGTAAAgaaatttcgttatcatgaaTGTTGTATCGCATATAGATGGTGTATCTTGAAGTTGTCGTGGGTCGGCGGACGAGCGCCACCTACAGATCACAACATGCCATGCAGATCAGTGATTGGTAATAAGATCCCTGCCCCATATGATAATATAAGTGCCTATACAGTTAACTTGTTATATGTTAAACATAaagcatgttaaaaaaaaaaaaaggttctatactacaaattgtgcaaaatgtatttacaatttACATTGTCATTATTCTTATGTTAATATCTTCTTAATAATACAGATGTTTCGTTGTTCAACAAGCGTAGTTTCTGCTTTATTTGCATCATGGTGCACGAGAACACGGTCTGTCTTAAACTAAACCAATAGAATATTTTAATACACATTTGCACTCCCAACTGCCTATAGGGGTAAATTGTTACATaatgaaaaattaatatttaggAAATGACTATTTCCTCAAATATAGGTCTATGCAATCATTAATATTGTGTTATTGCTGAATATTAAAGTTATGATTGAAGCCGAAGCTCGGAAGATCATGATACGGCATGGTAATCTTGAGACTTTTGATATGTTACAAATTGCATATTCATACGTAAAATCCGACGCTCTTTCTCTATTCAGCattgtctgtctctgtctgtccgtttgtctgtttgtatgtttgtctcTCTACTTTATTTTTTAGGGGCATGGTGGACTGCTTATCAGTAGGGACTCAGCGAGCGCATTTGCATACGCCCGTGTGAAGCCCACGGGTATACCAGCACATAAATCAAGTGCATGGAGAAATATAGAATAAGGAATCTACTTCATTCGTAGAGGAAACGTTGCACTTGTAAACAATCAGTATCAGCACCAGTGTGGGATATTGACAAGCGAGGACCTTTGAACCCTCGGTAGCCTAAATATTCGCACCAGTAACCATCGAACGATGTGTGATAAGGAGATTAACTGGGAAAGACACACGATGTGTTTCTTGATATAGCGTTACGAGTTGGAAAAAGAGATCTCAATAgagatatgatatattatattcaaaCAATCATAGtacagagggggggggggggggcagagttaGAGAAGGAAAATCAGAAGATGAATATGAAGAGGAAGATGTGATCCTTTTGTCATTCTTCTCAGGTCGTTGAAtatttacaaaaaataaaattatgtgtGCAAGTAATCTGTACATATACTGCTCAAgtatcatttccttttttaattCTAATAATCACAATTCATTTTATGTGGGTAAGAAACATGAAATTGTCCAATCATATCAGAAATATTTTCAGTGtctgtatataattatgaacaATTCGCTCGACAAACCATCcaacaaccccctcccaccaaagaaaaggaaacaacgCTCTTGATTTGAAAGACAGTGTTAAAGATTAAAACTCTTTTCAAgacatttcttttaaatgagTATCCTGTATGAGTTTTGGTCTGGCAAACTGCAACATCTACCGTGTCTACGGTACTGTAcagttcattttctttttccattttcaacacTCTCCCTTAAAGCCCATACAGACACTACGGCAGTGATATGGTCTATATAAGCActgtattgttgttattattattatgataataattatgataataacaacgATAATAGTaaccatgataataataataataataataataataataataataataataataataataataataataatgattattattattattattactactactactactactattactattattatcattatcaatagaATAGGCATGATTTGTAAATGACTATTAGTAATTATACACTCAATATTGTTCTTCGCATCAATGACTGATGGATCGATACAGGGGAAACTCCGATAGGGCGGTTCAGCGACCTTTGTCCCCCACAGAAATGGATCAACGTTAAAACGCGTTATGTAAGACACCAGATCATTACAACAAATAATCAGCCCTGATTTCTCTCAGTTGACAACGCCAGAGATCCATTGTGGCGTCACACACGGGACGTGGTGGTTTATCCCGTATCCAAGCAGAATACACGGTGCCTATTATCACCCGTACATGAGGAAGACTTTGCTCAAGGAAAACTAGGAACAATAATTTGATTCTGTGAGTACTATTTGTTTTAGAAGATTCCATATTTTTGTCCAGGtatattgtttctttttctttttcttctcgtGTATCGTGTAGAACCTGCGGAGAGTATGATAATACAGTATATTCAAATACTAATTCATTTATGGTAGACTCTCATAGATAAGAGATATGAGACtagagaaataaagaagtgCACATAAACATGTGTacatgtctgtttgtttttaggaACAAATGTTGACTTGTATCGCATTATGTACATTTATTGTCTAATAAAGGGATTTCTCTTGCACCGGATCACAGTATGAAAATTGAAGGTATAGGCATAAATAGATTTCTACCGTCAAAACGATGATGTTGGCGCTGTGAGAGATGTTTTATTCACTCccaaaatgatattacagggcGACCATCTAATGCGTTGTGATGCCTCACAGAATGTTACTTATCAAGCCTATTTCAACTGCTTTGTTAGCACTGAAACAAGCAATTCTTCTGCTTGCTTTCTCGTCAATGTCCTACAGAATTAGTAAGTAGAATATCCCGCAGTGCCAACACCAAGGTTTTGATGGAGTGCTTAAGATTACTTTTATGGGAATCTACGAAATCTAAGAATCTAAGCAATGCTTCATGGTAGattcttcatatttcacatgtcttcattattttatttgcTGTATTCGACAATTCACTCATTTAATTTCTCGTTATGTTGGTTTACAAGTTAAAACGtgaaatatggaacaataaagacaaccaaacaacaaacaaacgcaaaAAGCGATGAAAGGattatactgtatatgtacatatatatatatatatatatatatatatatacatacatatatgtgtgtgtgtgtgtgtgtgtgcgtgtgtgcgtacGTGTGAGTGCTCAAATCTCAAGTTTGAGTTAGAAACAAGAGTCAGTAGGGTTTCCTATAAACATTTTCGATATATATAGATACGTTATTCGAATAATGATCGTATCACCAATAATATTGCAATGATTCTTTGGTTTATTGTCAATGCTATTGTCAAACAGCTgcagaaaaaaagtacaaaatctAAATTAAGATATATTCCTATAAAGCGGCAATGATTAACTATTTGTCAGACATGTCAGTGCAGAATTATCAGTTTTCATTGGAATCTCCACCCAATGGATCTAAACAAAACGACATGCACATCCTGTGCGCACACCCTTTGTAATTAAACGCCCAAGTCATACGAGAGCAACCACAAGCCTCATTACTTATGTGGAGCAGGCTTGGGCTGGGGGCAAACTGGCAATAAACAAGTATTGATAACCCTATCGAACCCTCTGCGATAAGACAAGAAAAACCCCAAACCATCCTTTGCAATGTATATGATGCAAATAACGCATTTGGTTACTTATTGAAGAGGTTGAACTTTATCGCCATGTTACACAGTTCGCCGTCAGTCTGCATAGGAAGATATATCGAATCGtcggaaaaagaaaagaaaaaaaaaagaaccaaacaGATGAGActaatgtaggccctatttacATGACATGATAGATTCACACAATACTCTTGTCAGTGTATATTTTTGCGAGGTCAGTCTGAAAGAGTCAAATAGACTAGAATGCTACATACAATAGCGCGTTATCATGTGTTAAAACACCTCAGAAGTATATAGAGTGCATTTACATAATACGTaacgaaaaagaaaactaaCTGAGCAACCACAAATCTTCATAACATCCCAGAGTTGTTAAATGAGGTCGAGCGATTTTGGTGATTATACTTTGCAAAGCAAGTGGTCGAAGCACAGGGGCGTTGTGGATTTCAAACGAAATGTCCCTGTGTTTCGATTCACTCATCAGAGAAGGCGTTTTCCTCAATGTTCACTATAACCATGATAACCGAAGTCTACCAATAAGTAGCTGGTATTATGCTGggggtaataatgatagcatGAGCCTTTGGTAGAGCAGTGCTCACACTGCAGGTGAATAATCATTAGCATTatccttatcattatcatcattcgTGGTAGtattattttgatattgttGTATTGTcagtgttattgttgttatcaacagaatgataacaacaatagtaatgttaaaaatgaattttacataaaacaaaaattacagcTACTATTTCGATCATTGAagtgttatcatcattatcatgactATTCCTACcattatttattatcatgagCTATCtttattgatatcatcattgttattgccgtattattttcatcataataattacctataattgtcattatttctccTGCGAATATCAGCGCGTCAATATACTAcagcacaaaaagaaaatgttgaattgGACTCGATGAGTTTGTTACATCGGGCATCCAAACTGTAGAGCTGTGATCatgaaatcaaaaaaaaatattagtcCACTCTCGCGGTTATCATTCAAAGACAAGTTGTAGTAAGGAAATATTGAGCATGACGTTGTTATCGACAGTATTAAAGTGTACGATCTTTAGCATATTTAACGTAGTTTGACACGTTGCCTTTGTCGATGAGAAGCAATCTTGCCTCTTTAATCTCTATAATTCGTTGATCGAAGTGTAACCTCTTGTTATTCTGCttgttcatatattttttaGATTGTTCatttacaaaatacaaagaGCAAGGCCTTCATGGTTAACCGTACTTGCTTTGTGTACTTATTTTACGTATATCACATCACAGGTCAGACTATAGCGCAGGTTTTTATACATCTGAAGGGGTCAGTTGGCTTACAATGGACTCGCACGGGACGCAGACAATCTTATCCGACGACGAACACGGCAATGAGAAGAAAGGAGTCGACAACGCGTATTTCGAAGTCGACCTCGATGAGGACGACAAGAAAAAcgaggaagagaaaaaggagaaggaTGGAGACAAGGATAAGTCGACGTTAAACGGTTTTGCCGATGTCGACGCGTCGGATGTCAACGGCAAAGTGGTCGACGAAGTCGACGAACTCGATGACGACAACCCAAAGTGCGGATGGTTCGGGATTAGACCGGGGTTCATTCAGGTGAGAAGTTCGATCCGGGGTAAACacaatttatcaaatgaaagcaaaaataaaaaccaaggCCTACGGAGTTGGAACTAACCTGCCAACTCGGTTTGAAAGCAGCCATCGAAGAGGGACTTTATCAATAATCTCATAATACCAAACTGTCATTGTTACACCAATCGCTGACGTTTGGATTTAGGTAAAGTGAGATATTCCAAGAAGAGGACGGTGAGTTGGTAGTATTTCGAGGCTCACAGAATTGGGGTACagattgttattttatttttctttttaacagctCATCGTGTTCATACATTCTaaaacatccgggtcagaactgacccggaaaagggtccgttggggtcacactcTGTTCCAGgtaaaaatgacttggaatttggtcatgaagacccagAATGGgttcaccctgacccaattcatgactctgaatgggtcatatctgactccattccttgtcatttctgacccggaactgaGTGTGACCCCAACAGACCCTTTTCCGGGTCAGACTGACCAggatgtttttagagtgtatttATTCGGAATACTCTTtaaccatacccccccccccacaatttCAAAAAGGAAACATCTGATGAGTGGTATTTCCTTTTAACATGAGTATAACGCCTCTCGTTAAGGGGACGATGCAGATTTGTGAATACATTGGAGGCCTACTCGCAATTCTCTAATCTACAACAGTATGACAGCAAAGACGTTTGCTACGAGAGaatcctggggcccgttgcataaaagttacaattatagTAACTTTGTCATCCAATGGTAactgccatggtaacaatactcaacagccaatcaaaatcaagaattccatggaagttaccattggatggcaaagttaccctaattgtaacttttatgcaacggccCCCAGCTTTGTCCGGCAACTAACATTATTCAAATCACCTAGTGAATGAACCTGTCCCTTTTTacggttttctttttctccacaTGTAGATCATGCATTCAATTTCTTCAGTTCGAATGCTGAGTTCTTGTTGCATCCTATGTACCACTTTTGAAGCAAACCTTCAATTCAATTGCGTCCCTGATAAGATTACTCAAACTTGAGTTTACACTTGGTGTGTTCGCAACGGGTCGTTTGCCCAAATTATCTGATAAGATGGTAAACACATTACTGGTTGAAGTACCGCTTAAACTATAGCAGAGACTTTTCGAAACAcctaggcccgaattcacgaaggtggtttaaacaaaaccatggtctaaaccatggacaaaaaccatggagcgccaagtgtcaaacagaatatttcgttacgaaattggtcatttcgtcgacaaaatgactgtttcgttaacgaaattatcatttcgtgaaCGAAATGTTCagttagttacaaaatgttatcatttctttacaaaataatcatttcatcgacgaaatgactgatttcgtagcgaaatatcgcatgcaacacttggcattccatggttttttccatggtttaaaccatggtttcatttgtaccaccttcgtgaattcgggcctcaCAATACAAATCATTCAGTTCATACTATATCTGTGACGCCCAAAACAGACACAAGTGACACATATTTCGTATAACTTGCTCAGCCTAGGTTTTGAGTagcgaaagaaaataatgaacacGCACACAAAGCACCCAGACACGCACGGGCTGACGCACGCAATACACGTGCGCGCTCATTTGCGTGTATTCAATTCATATTATCTAGGCCATTTTTGCGCTTAAATCCACTGCCGCTTCCAGATGGTGGACAATAAGTCCAGAAAGATAAACTTCATGCCGTAGATGCTGAAAGTAATGCAAGGCTATATTAATAATCTAGCTGAAAACActgaaatgaatacaaaacgaCGCTCATTATAAAATACATGCGTACACATTGCATGTTTCTTCATTCGCACCAATGATAACCATAATAATAAAAGTATGCATGTGTGCCATTATTTTTACTTGTGAATGTAGTTAATGATAAAACCATGTTATGAGCATTGAATGTCACTGAATAGCATGTTTTTAAGACTCTCTAGATTGATATTCTTacagtaaagaaaattcaacattcgGTTTGAACACCATAATATACAAGTTTTCTTGTAATCAAGACAATTCTTATCCCATGATCAAACCGACGACGAAACACTGACAAAAATACCACACTTTCAAACATATTTGTGGGTCCATTTCTcgaaattaaatcaaatagcAGATGtttatcaaattatcaaatttgatttcatctaTGTAACTATGTCAGATTTATGTATAACTTTGAGCTGTTATGTGTATGTTAAAGAGCCGTGGAAGGTTCATGGTATAATGATTTGTATTGTAATTTTCAGTGGAATATTTTGTATAACAttgtaatttgtattgttattgtATTGATATGCTATTCAAGTCTGAAATGCGCTTTGAAAAAActtgttgttattgtcattattattacagttgattttattatcattgctattattgttattattatcattattattgttattattatcattattattattattattattattattattataattattattattattattattatttataattattattattattattattattattattattattattattattattattatttctacgTTTATTCTTTGTCTGGCAGTTCTGTCACAATCCCAAGGGCTACCTTTTCTTTCTCTGCGTCTTTGCCGTCGCCCAAGGCATGACCGTCAATGGCATCGTCTACGTGGTGACGACCACGCTGGAACGCCGCTTTGGTCTGACCAGCGTCCGCAGCGGCTTCATCTCCAGCTGCTACGACTTCTCCGTCATGATCGTCGTCGTCTTCGTCACGTACTTGGGCGAGAAGAGTCACAAGCCGCGCTGGATCGGTACGGGAGCCTTCATCTTCGCCATGGGCTCGCTGCTCTTCACCCTTCCGCATTTTGCCACAGACTACTATTCGCCGCGTCAGGTACCGTCTaatacccccattccacagagatcTTTAATCATCGGTCAATTAACGGAAGCAAACTTTGCTGCTTCCGGCCAGCCACCGATGTatatcggatcgcagtctgatgaatccgacttggtTGGTCGACTagcaggtcagtgtcagacggTGACATGTCGTAATCCTCATCGtacgatcttgcctcatcggatcacaGCCCGACATGTCTGAtactgacctgatagtcgaccaacacgAGTCGGATTCATCGGACAGTGATCCGATTCATTTCGGTGGTTGGCCGGAAGCAATAAACTCTGCTTccaatgagtgaccgatgagcgAAAATCTCTGTAGAATGGAGGTATAAGGACCCTGCTTGTGTGCATAAAAGGCTGCAGCCGGCTCCGAAGCAAGCCTTTACCCAACAAAAGCCTAATGACGACATCGAAGCAGTTGCATGTAGCAGCTCAATTCTCGGACCACTTTcacagcagtttttttttccatgttggTAAACAGGGGGCCACTGTAAGTTGACTTGTGCATCAAGGGTCTTCCTCCCCGACATGTGGGGGATCGAGGATGCgggcggggtgggggggggggggagttgtttCAATCCTTTGAATGTCGACGTGCCGTCAAAATTTGACCGACAAAGAGGAAGAAAGATATAGAcaaaagggagaaagagagaaaagaggaaacacacaaatacaatttcttTTAATCGAACAGGATTATCAACAACTTTACTTTCAAATAGAACCTACAAATTCCTCAATGGTAATAAGACatttcaaacattatttttttttatgtttaaccgctttggttttgtttttcaaatttgatCTGATGTGAATGCTGCATTTTTTCAGCCacaaaaaaatacttttttttttttttgcagaaataaagacaaaaggGCGAATAATTCAACCCCATGCAGATGGACATAATATGCTTTAATTTTATTACGTTAGTCGAAATTTGCGTTAGTCGAAGAATTTCCTGCAGTCACTTTGCATTCGTTGAAGGCGATCAAGGTTGACTGCATCATTATACCTGGGTATTCATTTGTTTCTGTTAAGTATGATCGACAGTGACTCCAATGCCAACCAAAAGAAATTCAAACTCCCAATTTGTCTAATTCTAGATGTATTTCACTCATTATTTCCCGCCCATTCAGGATACGGAGATACTAACGTGCAATGTTAATGGCAACGGGACCGACCCTTGTGAGGAGGGTGAGACAAGTCTAAGTAACTACTATTGGGTGTTTGTAGCGGCTCAGGTGCTGCACGGCCTCGGGGCGTCACCCCTGTACACCCTCGGGGTGACGTACATGGACGACAACGTGAAACCCAAGGTGTTAGCTGTCTACATTGGTAAGTGGCCAACAAAcgaaaaattcatttttcatgaaaattacacattacatcaacttgatattgacatatgttaagagTAGCAATATAATTATCTTCCCCCCTGTTTTCTGAGAGCGGTTTGaatagtcaagtgctctttcattatggtagaagagtgaatttttgtggaattcccttcatattttcttatattGATTGTCCATActtacgtcataacctctagtagtctcctcatccagcggttccaaagccgaaactttaaaaataacaTAACGTTTGCATCGATTTCCGCAACTTTCAGtttgctgttttcactcaatccacattatttACTCGTTGGGTTTTGGATTGCTCTAAGGATAATTAGGTCCTTTCAATCATCTTGGATTGTTGCAGTTAAAGTTTGCGTGTGTGgggcggagggggagggggtcagcTTTGGATTTTATCTGGTCATTGTGATGTTGATTTTTGCCTAAACAGTTTCATTGTTGAACCGTTCATTACgattaacattattttttgtttattcctAACGTTATCATTAAGGTACTCTTAACAATATTATCTATTGCTTATtgttaacattatcattatttgttgttGATTGTTAATTCTTAACACTGTCATTCACTGTTGACATAGTATACCGTTTATTcacattgtcatcatcatcattgctcgCACTTGCAGGGATTTTCCAGGCTATGTCAACCGTCGGACCAGCATTTGGTTATGTTTTAGGAGGAGTTTTTCTCTCGTTCTACACGGACGTTCAAGTAGACCCCGCGGAGTAAGTATGACCATGGAGTAACAACGAAACATACGTTTTTCTGAAATTACGGATTTTTTACAATAATTACATAATTACATTATTGTCCCCTTTTCTCTGTGCCCCACATTTAACTCGTATTACTGATTTTCAAAACTGAGAGATCATGGATGTAAACTTGTTTAGCTCCGGTGTGCCTTTCCTTCCGTTTTTAATTTCTCAATAGTCGATAATCCTTATTCAGACTCCTCTATGATATTTACCCAAAAATTTGATTTAAGGAAATAAATTTCTCACCTGCAAGACTCTTACAAATGTATGAAGCATTGTCTGTTTCCGccaaataaaaatgtatcattattatttgtttacttttataaactttataatatatatatatatatattattttgttatatatcaaaAAGTTTAATCAGCATTTGTCTGGAAATGTATCATATTATGAACTTATATGATGAAAGGGCGCTATAGATATCGGGTATACGTTAGTTATTTTGCAATGAtcgttatgttatgttatgttatgtcatgttatgttatgttatgttgttATGCTATGATATGTTATGTTAAGTTATGTTATGATATCTTATGTTATGATATGTTATGTTATATGTTATGTCATGTCATGTTATGTAAATATAATGTTTCgttgttatgttttgatatgttatgttatgttttgttgtgttatGTTAAGTTAAGTTATGCTGCGCAAAACTATGTCAGGCCATGCTTTGCTGTATGTAACGCCATTATTTCTATCCCGACAGCGTTGGTTTAACCCCAGAGAGTCCACTGTGGGTCGGAGGTTGGTGGATGGGATTCTTTGTCTCCGCTTTCTTCTGTCTTCTTGTCGTCATCCCGATCTTGGGTTTCTCCAGGTCGTTGCCAGGTAACACTCATCCTTGTCACGAATCACGTCCTAATAAAACGAGACAGacaggcccgaattcatgaaggtggtagaAATgtaactatggttaaaccatggacaaaaaccatggagcgccaagtgtcgcatggaatatttcgttacgaaattggtcattttttcgatgaaattattttgtaacgaaatgacaacattttgtaattaaatgaacatttcgtccacgaaatgataatttcgttaacgaaacggtcattttgtcgacgaaatgaccaattttgtaacgaaatattccgtgcgacacttggcgctgcatggtttttgtccatggtttaaaccatggtttcatttgtaccaccttcgtgaattcgggccacaGAGTCGAATTTTGCTGAGCCTGAATTAGAAGTGCAAATATTTCGCAGAAAACATTAAACTTAATATAATGATGACGAAATATGTATGAACAATTTAGGTATTACACGTATTATAGATACTATACAATGATCAATCCCCCTAGATATATTACAAGATTATCACTACCTATAACAAAATTACCATGACCTACAGAGTTCTAAATATACtcttttcaaacaaatcttTACATCCTGTTCAAAATAGATTACGAGGAAGAGCATTTGTCTGCGTAGTCCCCCAAACTGTGAAATAACTTATGCCATTATCTGATTATCATAATGAATCAGGAAACCCCCAAATTAGTAGACTTTGAATCTAGACTTAAATCACATCCTTTCAATTTATGTCATTGTACACTATTGTTCATCATTTTAGGATATTTCGCAGCACGGAAGAATGCACGTACTTAGGTTCTGCGCTTTATAAAGAGTATGTTGTACAGCAGCAACTTCAAAAGTCGAATATCGGTCAATTGATTGTAATTGTAAACAAATTTACTTTAATTTGAGATGAATAATAGGAAGAacattatataataataattttggTAATGTTCAATCAGTTTTGGCTCAATTGAcaacacatgcaaacacacacacatatacacccacacacaccgtCCTAAACCCCTATCCCTTTTTCGATACTTTCCCTGTTCTCCGCGAAGGCTCGAAGGCTCTCAAGCGAGAACGCAAGGGAGACGCTCAAGCAGGATCAGACTTCTCCGCCCGGGCCGGCTTCGGCAACAAGTTGATGGACTTCCCGCGCGCTGTATGGACACTGCTGAAGAACATCCCCTTTATGTGTCTGAATGGAGCCGCCATTACCGAGTGGTTCATCCTGGCCAGCATTGCTGTTTTTGGCCCCAAGTATCTCGAGTCCCAGTTTAACTTCACCTCGGGCACTGCCGCACTCATCGCCGGTAAGAGTTGCATt of the Diadema setosum chromosome 16, eeDiaSeto1, whole genome shotgun sequence genome contains:
- the LOC140240250 gene encoding solute carrier organic anion transporter family member 4A1-like, translating into MDSHGTQTILSDDEHGNEKKGVDNAYFEVDLDEDDKKNEEEKKEKDGDKDKSTLNGFADVDASDVNGKVVDEVDELDDDNPKCGWFGIRPGFIQFCHNPKGYLFFLCVFAVAQGMTVNGIVYVVTTTLERRFGLTSVRSGFISSCYDFSVMIVVVFVTYLGEKSHKPRWIGTGAFIFAMGSLLFTLPHFATDYYSPRQDTEILTCNVNGNGTDPCEEGETSLSNYYWVFVAAQVLHGLGASPLYTLGVTYMDDNVKPKVLAVYIGIFQAMSTVGPAFGYVLGGVFLSFYTDVQVDPADVGLTPESPLWVGGWWMGFFVSAFFCLLVVIPILGFSRSLPGSKALKRERKGDAQAGSDFSARAGFGNKLMDFPRAVWTLLKNIPFMCLNGAAITEWFILASIAVFGPKYLESQFNFTSGTAALIAGIQVIPASLIGCLVGGLLVRCLKLDFRGMVKFCIVCLTVSLLSLLIFLTSCPNINFAGVTVTYDGKSEYTMDEANVTAACNVDCQCQDNYDPVCGSDDILYFSPCHAGCLQMEEIDDVNTYSDCRCIAGIANETTSAKSGKCDYACPQQTVFLVVLFIMLTSTFFAIVPSLTATLRCVGHSQRAFGLGLQSLLYRALGTVPGPVVFGLLIDSTCLIWEEDCEGGRTCWMYDNGNLATYTLIMTVCLRILSLVFFVGALIAYKPIGENGATNEEKTEMAANGIGDGAHVINGDAKIEATTPI